CCGGGCGCTACTTTGGGCACGCCGGCTGGTGGAGCCGCGTGTGATGTTGATTCTCGCAGCGTTGCACGCTATCGAGCGCGTAATCCCCCGTTCCACCCGGCCACCTGCACCCAAACCTCCCGCGGTGCCGCCATGGTGCATCCCCCACGGCCGACCACGCAAGTGTCCAAGCAGCCGTAAGACGGGTGTCAGGCAACTCGCAGGGCAGAACCGGAACGCTTGTGCCCAGGTCCCGGCGAGCCGTTCCCATGTGAACCAACCGGACTTCCCGCGGTCGCAGGGCCCGAACCCTTCGTCGAGGCACTCCGTAAAGGCACGTCGGCCACGGGTTCACCACGCTTGCCGTGGGCGTCTGAATGACTCCCGATCACGGCCTCCAGATCGGCAACGGCCCGCCGTAACAGCTCAGCCCGGGCGCTCAACTCCTGAGCCGTGGCTGCGGTCTCTTCCGCCGCGGCTGCATTGCTCTGGGTAACCTTGTCCATCTGGCTGACCGCGCTGCTGATCTGGGCAATGCCCCGGCTCTGTTCCTGCGATGCAGCAGCGATTTCCGATACGAGATCATCCACCTGACGGGCACAGCGCACAAGCTCCTCCAGGCTTTGCGCCACCTTTCGACTCACCTCGGCGCCGCGACGACTCCGGACCACGGATACCTCGATCTGACCGGACGTTTCCCGGGCCGCTGCCGCTGCCCGCAAAGCCAGGGCGGGGACCTCATCCGCCACCACGGCAAAGCCCATGCCTGCTTCACCCGCTCGAGCAGCTTCCACAGCGGCGTTGAGAGCCAGCAGGTTCGTTTGAAATGCAATCTCGTCAATGGTCTTCAGGACCCTGGCCACCTGCTGACTGGACTCCTCAATCTCCGCCATCGCCAATTGCATCTGCTCCATCTCCGCCTTGCAGGTGTCCGCCGCCGTTCGTGTGCGTCCGGCCAGATCCCGCGCCTGCTGTGCATGGACGGCATTCCGGTGGGTCATGGCGGTCATCTCCTCCAGCGACGCCGAAGTCTCTTCCAGGGACGCGGCCTGCGTTGTGGTTCCCTGCGCGACCGACTGGCTTGACTCTGCCAATTGAGCAGCGCTACTGGTGAGACTGCGGGCAATCTCTGCAAGGTCATTCGCCACACGTCCCACCGGGCCCGCCAGGCTGCCCGCCAACCACAGGCTCAACCCAAGCCCCACACCAATCAGCACCATGGTTCCCATCAGGGTCCGTGTCAGCATCGACCCCAGAGCCTTCGACGTTGCCAGTGCGGCGGCCTCCAATTCGCCCGCGGGAACCTCCAGCCCAATCACCCATTCATAAGGCGCAAAATAGGTTGCCGCCACAAACGTTCTGCCGGCCGACCCGGAAGTCCCGGCCGCGCCCTCAAATTCTTTAAACACCATGGCCCCGCCCTTCGCATTCACGGCCTCCTGGATCAACTCCTGGTACGGGAACCGCCCTGCTGCATCCCGGACCTCCCAGACGCTATCCCCTTCTTTGCCGCCCTCGGGTGCCAGCACATAACGTCCCCGTTGATCACCCGAGGCACCCAGGATGAACACCCGACCCGATTGGCCGTAACGGATTCGCCCTAGGCTTTGCCGGATGTCGCCCTTGACACTCTCGATCGAGGTGCCCACGAACAATACCCCGATGATGCGCCGGCGCGCCGCATCCCAGATCGGGCGGTACACCGTGTCATACCACTGGTTCACTACAAAGGCGCGACCCCGGTAATCCTCACCCCGCAGAATGGCCGCGACCACCGGATTGGGCGATCCATCAGGATTGCGATGGGGGATATAGGTCCCCGTGGCCCGCCGGCCATCCGCTTGCAACACGCTGGTGGTGACACGAAGCAGGTCCCCTTCCTCGTTCATGCGTTGAAACAACGTCGCTGCATCGCGGGTATAATACCGCACCTCATCCACCACGGGCGCCCGTTCCTCCGAGCCCAAGGACGGTGCCAACCATGTTTCACCCACATAAACCCGGGGCAGTTCGACGTCCCTGCGTTCTTTCGTGAACTGATTGATTGCCTGCCAGGTTACCGTCTCCTGCCCGAGCCGGAACCCCCCGCCCCGGTGCAGGGCCTCCTCGGCAATCTTCAAACTGTGCGTCAGCCGGTCCTGAACCTGGCGCTGCGCGTTCTGACATTGCTCCTGCACGTTCTGAAGAAACGCGGACGCGGCTCCCTGAGCCTGCTGCAGTAGAAGGGGCT
Above is a genomic segment from Limisphaera ngatamarikiensis containing:
- a CDS encoding methyl-accepting chemotaxis protein — encoded protein: MTMRTRIAGLGCVLVAGAGLALTGLVALQKAFLDRELKPLLLQQAQGAASAFLQNVQEQCQNAQRQVQDRLTHSLKIAEEALHRGGGFRLGQETVTWQAINQFTKERRDVELPRVYVGETWLAPSLGSEERAPVVDEVRYYTRDAATLFQRMNEEGDLLRVTTSVLQADGRRATGTYIPHRNPDGSPNPVVAAILRGEDYRGRAFVVNQWYDTVYRPIWDAARRRIIGVLFVGTSIESVKGDIRQSLGRIRYGQSGRVFILGASGDQRGRYVLAPEGGKEGDSVWEVRDAAGRFPYQELIQEAVNAKGGAMVFKEFEGAAGTSGSAGRTFVAATYFAPYEWVIGLEVPAGELEAAALATSKALGSMLTRTLMGTMVLIGVGLGLSLWLAGSLAGPVGRVANDLAEIARSLTSSAAQLAESSQSVAQGTTTQAASLEETSASLEEMTAMTHRNAVHAQQARDLAGRTRTAADTCKAEMEQMQLAMAEIEESSQQVARVLKTIDEIAFQTNLLALNAAVEAARAGEAGMGFAVVADEVPALALRAAAAARETSGQIEVSVVRSRRGAEVSRKVAQSLEELVRCARQVDDLVSEIAAASQEQSRGIAQISSAVSQMDKVTQSNAAAAEETAATAQELSARAELLRRAVADLEAVIGSHSDAHGKRGEPVADVPLRSASTKGSGPATAGSPVGSHGNGSPGPGHKRSGSALRVA